GCAGAGAAGCAATGGCAGCGTGGAGCTGCTGACTTGTGAGCTTACGTTCGTAAATCTCATCGGGTGAAAGAGAAACAAACAAGATGTCATGCTCAATTCCATCGCCACGATCAAGAGAGTAGTGAGCTTTATAGCGGTATTTCTTTCTCTCATATGTTGCCTCAACTCTTTCAGATTAATTGTTTTCATGGTTTTACCATCCTTTCGATTTTTTTGGTTTGCTGAAATCGAAAGGACAGCGGTGGAGGGCGGCAGTGGGGCTCTATAAACGCAAAAAAGCCCGGCTGTATAGCACAATCGGGCAAAAGGGAATCATTGGAACTTATAGGGTGATGTGTGTGTTCATGTTGGTAGCCGGAATATCCCGTTGGTGGGTATAGGATTTTTTTAACAAATAGGGGTTAGGGGGTCTGCTGTAAATAAAAGTAGACATGGCGGTATCCTCCTTATACCGCCATGTCCTCAAAAAAGGGTAACTTTAATACACCCTCCGCTATCCAATTTTTTCAAAAAGAAAACGGCGGATTTGATTGTTATTTCAAAACCGCCAATTGGAAAGAGTTCTGCTGTTAAACACCTTTTCCAAAAAGCGGTTTTCATATTTCTAAGTTACCGCTTGTCTTGCATTCGTATTAGAAAAAAACTCATTCCCGTAATTACAATAAAAACAATTCCTGATATAAAAAACCAAGATGAAACTCCATGTACTTCCGCAAATGGGCCAGCAATTATAAGACCTAAAGGCATTGTTACTGACATTAAACTGTTCATTATAGAAAATGCCCGCCCTTGCTTCTCTTTTGGTATTGTTTCTTGCATATAAGCAATATAAGGAATATTATAAAAGTTACCGCTTGCGCCCATAAGTGTGCATAATAATGCGAACCCCCAAAAGGCAAATTCAGTTTGAGGAAGAATACCGCATAAGAAGATAGTGATACTTAATCCCAATAGCCCCAAATGCACGGTTTTCAACTTATTTCTAATCGTTCCATATAGGCTAATCAAAAGAGAACATAACATCATCCCTCCGGCATAACCGAATTGAACAATGCTTGCGTGCCAAACTGTAACATGAAAGTAGCTGCTTGACATCAGTGGGAAAAACGAAGAAATGGGCATATAGAAAATCATACATATTGCGGCTGCAACAGTTACAATACAGAGTTTTTTATCTTGTAAAAAAACCGAAATGCCATCTTTCAATTCTGAAATAAAGTTATAGCTGTCTTTTAATTGTGGCTTTAGTTCGGGTATTTTAGTTATAGCAACAGTAGTTGCTGCTATTATCGCTCCTGCCATATCAGAAATTAAAATGATTGGCATAGGTAAAATAGCATACATAGCCGCTCCCACAACTGGCCCTAACATTAACGAACCAGATTGCATAAATTGGTTCCAGCTATTTGCACGAACAAGCTCATTGTGAGGAACAAGCATTGGTGTGACAGATTGTATAGCAGGAGTTTGAAAGATATTCCCTATTGCCCGAACACCAAGAACTATGCAAACAGACCAATACGGCGGCTCACCGATAAAAAAGAATACTGAAAACATTAGAGCTATCATGCCTGTAAATAAGTCTGCGATAATGATTACTTGTTTTCTCTTTAAGCGATCAATCCAAACGCCGACAAACGGCCCCAGAAAAAATTGCGGTACGTAAGCAGATAAACCCGCTAATGCAAGCAACATTGGAGATTCCGTTTTACTTGCCATCCACCATATCAATGAAAACTGAACAGCAGAACTCCCAATCAGTGAGATTGTCTGCCCTAATGCAATAGTAAAAAACTTTTGTTTCCATGAAGCATTTTTCAAAATAGTTACCTCCTTATATCAAACCGACGTTTGGTATGTATTAGGGTAAAAAAATAGTCATTTCAAAATAAGGAACGACTATTTTTCGTTGCCTGTAATTGCATAAAGTTCTTCTAAGGCTTTTATGATTTCCGGCGTCATTATAGGAATATCAATTTGCTCAAAAGTATTTTTGATAAAGACCACAATATTCTTTATTTCTTCCGGCTTCCATGAATACATCCAAGGGTTTATCCAAACATTGAAACATAAAAGTATCATTTGGGATAATTCGCGCGGTTGCGACGTATGTATAGAACAATCCCTTAGCCCGTCTTCAATTATACCAACAAATAGATTAGATGCAGAGCCTAAAGTATCACGCATGTGCAGAGCTAATAACTGTGGATTTTTCATAAATGAGGGCATGATACTATCAATAGCTTCTTGTTTAGCCGAAGATATAGAAAACAAAAGGACTTTGTGTAGTTTTTCAATTCCGGTCAAGCTATTATCTGCTGCGATTGTTTGCATACTTCCAAGGCCTTGTTTTAACATGCGGTTATTTACAGCGCCCATTATATCTTCTTTGGATTTGAAATGATGATAAATTGCACCTTTGCTTAAATCTCCCAGTTCATTGATAATATCTTGAACTGTTGTATGTTCATACCCTTTTGTCATAAACAATTTCATTGCTGTATCAAGGATACGATTTACTGTTATTTCTGGATACTTATTACGAGCCATACTATATCACCTCACTAAACATACCGACCCTTAGTATGTATTATATAGTATAAGCCTATTTATGTAAAGGTAAGCCCCTGTTTACAAAGCACTTCAAATAAATTCTAAAATGAAGCAAATCACCCTAAATGCATAGGAATATCATTTTTATCAATATAAAAAGCCTTAATTATAATGTGGATTGTCAACACTTTTTTAGACAACTTTTTTAAGGTTAGTAAGCCGATATTCTCTTGGGGTCATATAACCCAGTGACGAGTGGATTCTGTGGTTGTTAAACTAGCTTACATAATCCGATAAGAGGAACAGCTTACAATAATAGTGTAAAAGGCCTAATATAAATCGCCTCTCAAACTTGCGAAAGTGGTCATTCTCCGGGCACATTTGCTTAGAATAATTAAGGCGCTATGTTGGTAATACAGGGGCATTATCGTAGATAATTATTTTGGTAATACTGGGTAAAAAGTTGTTCGTTATTTAGCAGGGTAGGCAACTTTTTTGTTTTTCGGGGTATACATCCCAATTACAAGCTTAGTGTTCAAGGAAAATCGTAAAACGAAGGACCTCTTGCTTATTGATGCCGCTAATGAATTTGAAAAAGAAAAGAATCAAGATAACCTTACGGATAAAAATATTAATAAGATTATAGAAACTTATCAAGAATCTGGTAAATTGCGAAGAACTTTTAAAATACACATATTTTCAAGAGACGTAAAAAAGCATATAAGGAAGATATGGAGGTAACTATGAAGAAAGTTTTAGAAGAAAACTTAATTTATGAAATTCTTTCCGTTGTAGAGGAAATTCCCAAGGGCAGTGTCGCCACATACGGGCAAATTGCAAGGTTAGTAGGCAGAGATAAAAATGCAAGACTTGTTGGAAAAGTTCTCAGCCGAGCAGAATATTATGGAGAATATCCTTGTCATAGAGTAGTTAATCATGCAGGCAGACTGGTGCCAGGATGGATTGAACAAGGTAACTTGCTTCGTAATGAGGGCATCCCTTTAAAAGATGAAACCCATGTTGATTTAAAGAAATGTCAATGGCAGATTCTGCTTTGAAGGGCCAATTCTTCTATGTTGTATGGCCGGGTTCTTGGGGGTGTGATTTGTTTATAATTGATGATCTTGCACCAGTTGCTTATACCATTCGTGAAGCCATTGCCGACCGCAATGTTTTGGGGGATCAACTATTAACGGGATTCGATGCTCCTGAACTGAACACTCTTTATGTGGACAGAACATCCATTTCCCGTCATTTGAAAAATATTTTTGAAACTGGGGAACTTGATGAAAAGGTGGTATGTGCAGAAATTGCACATACCACTCAACACGGTGCAATGGAAGGAAAAACTCAGATAAAATCGGTAAAGTATTACAATCTGGATGCAATTATCTTCATTGGTTGGAAATCATTTCTTCACGTGATACAATGAAGCAAAAGAAATCTATTATGATTTTTGATTCATTATCGCATAATGTCAAAAGTTCAAAAGCAAGGAGATGAAATATGTCTAAAATGCCAATGATGTTTGTAGGCCATGGTTCGCCTATGAATGCAATAGAAGATAACCGTTATACCAGAGGTTGGAGAAAAATGGTGGAGAAAATACCTAAACCTGAGGCAATCATATCGATTTCAGCTCATTGGTATACAAAAGGTACGAAAATTATGAATGAGGAAAATCCAAAAACTATTTATGATATGTATGGATTTCCAAAAGAATTGTATGAGATCCGATATAATGCTCCGGGCAATCCGCCCCTTGCCGGAAATGCAAAAAGCTTAATAAGCAGACGAAGTGTGTTCGATAATTCTTGGGGCATTGACCACGGAACCTGGTCTGTTCTGGTTCATATGTATCCTGAAAGGGATATTCCTGTTTTTCAGATCAGCATAGATGCTTCTGCTCCCCCGGAGGTTCATTACCAGATGGGTATGGAATTAAAGTCCTTAAGGCAACAGGGTGTTCTTTTGCTGGGCACCGGAAATATTGTTCACAATCTACAACTGGTTGATTGGGAAATGAAAGACAAGGGGTTTAATTGGGCCTATCAGTTTGATGATTTTATTAAAGAAAATATTGAAAATGGGAATCACGATGAAGTTATTCATTATCAAGGAATGGGAGAAACAGCAAGATTAGCAGTTCCTACGCCGGATCATTTTAACCCCATCTTATATATACTTGGTGCCGTTGATAAAGAAGATAATATATTAGTATATAACAACAGTTGCATGATGGGGTCTCTGTCTATGACAAGCTATTTATTTACATAGACAGCAACGAGACATATTTTGATAACCATGCCAGGACCGAGCTAAGATGTTGAGGTTCTGCCCGCAAATGAAGTAAAGGCTGTGAGAGTCTATGAATGATTCTCACGGCCTTTGCACGTTACAATCCATTAAGGGTATGGAATAGCTTACTTTTTTGCAATTTATATGGTGGTCTACGGAGCGTGGATTATTTTTTGGAGTACATTAGTTTATACTAGAGTCAAGGTGAACACAATGAATACAGGACGTTA
This region of Aminipila luticellarii genomic DNA includes:
- a CDS encoding type I restriction enzyme subunit R domain-containing protein — translated: MADSALKGQFFYVVWPGSWGCDLFIIDDLAPVAYTIREAIADRNVLGDQLLTGFDAPELNTLYVDRTSISRHLKNIFETGELDEKVVCAEIAHTTQHGAMEGKTQIKSVKYYNLDAIIFIGWKSFLHVIQ
- a CDS encoding MGMT family protein translates to MKKVLEENLIYEILSVVEEIPKGSVATYGQIARLVGRDKNARLVGKVLSRAEYYGEYPCHRVVNHAGRLVPGWIEQGNLLRNEGIPLKDETHVDLKKCQWQILL
- the ygiD gene encoding 4,5-DOPA-extradiol-dioxygenase; its protein translation is MSKMPMMFVGHGSPMNAIEDNRYTRGWRKMVEKIPKPEAIISISAHWYTKGTKIMNEENPKTIYDMYGFPKELYEIRYNAPGNPPLAGNAKSLISRRSVFDNSWGIDHGTWSVLVHMYPERDIPVFQISIDASAPPEVHYQMGMELKSLRQQGVLLLGTGNIVHNLQLVDWEMKDKGFNWAYQFDDFIKENIENGNHDEVIHYQGMGETARLAVPTPDHFNPILYILGAVDKEDNILVYNNSCMMGSLSMTSYLFT
- a CDS encoding TetR/AcrR family transcriptional regulator; this encodes MARNKYPEITVNRILDTAMKLFMTKGYEHTTVQDIINELGDLSKGAIYHHFKSKEDIMGAVNNRMLKQGLGSMQTIAADNSLTGIEKLHKVLLFSISSAKQEAIDSIMPSFMKNPQLLALHMRDTLGSASNLFVGIIEDGLRDCSIHTSQPRELSQMILLCFNVWINPWMYSWKPEEIKNIVVFIKNTFEQIDIPIMTPEIIKALEELYAITGNEK
- a CDS encoding MFS transporter, with the translated sequence MKNASWKQKFFTIALGQTISLIGSSAVQFSLIWWMASKTESPMLLALAGLSAYVPQFFLGPFVGVWIDRLKRKQVIIIADLFTGMIALMFSVFFFIGEPPYWSVCIVLGVRAIGNIFQTPAIQSVTPMLVPHNELVRANSWNQFMQSGSLMLGPVVGAAMYAILPMPIILISDMAGAIIAATTVAITKIPELKPQLKDSYNFISELKDGISVFLQDKKLCIVTVAAAICMIFYMPISSFFPLMSSSYFHVTVWHASIVQFGYAGGMMLCSLLISLYGTIRNKLKTVHLGLLGLSITIFLCGILPQTEFAFWGFALLCTLMGASGNFYNIPYIAYMQETIPKEKQGRAFSIMNSLMSVTMPLGLIIAGPFAEVHGVSSWFFISGIVFIVITGMSFFLIRMQDKR
- a CDS encoding N-6 DNA methylase, whose protein sequence is MFFGVYIPITSLVFKENRKTKDLLLIDAANEFEKEKNQDNLTDKNINKIIETYQESGKLRRTFKIHIFSRDVKKHIRKIWR